In one Cellulomonas sp. JZ18 genomic region, the following are encoded:
- a CDS encoding HAD-IIA family hydrolase, with product MTERAIHSWLSDMDGVLVHEGTALPGAAEFVRTLQEAERPFLILTNNSIFTPRDLRARLAATGIEVPERAIWTSALATAQFLTDQMPGGSAYVIGEAGLTTALYEAGYTLTAAQPDFVVLGETRTYSFEAITQAIRLIQGGARFIATNPDVTGPSAEGDLPATGAVAAMISAATGRKPYFVGKPNPMMIRSALNRIDAHSETTVMVGDRMDTDVVAGIEAGLRTYLVLTGSTRAADVDRFPFRPTAVLDSVADLVDLV from the coding sequence ATGACGGAACGCGCCATCCACTCCTGGCTGTCCGACATGGACGGCGTCCTGGTGCACGAGGGCACCGCGCTGCCGGGCGCGGCGGAGTTCGTCCGCACGCTGCAGGAGGCCGAGCGCCCGTTCCTCATCCTCACGAACAACTCGATCTTCACACCGCGCGACCTGCGCGCGCGCCTCGCGGCGACCGGCATCGAGGTCCCCGAGCGGGCCATCTGGACGTCGGCGCTGGCGACGGCGCAGTTCCTGACCGACCAGATGCCCGGCGGCTCGGCGTACGTGATCGGCGAGGCAGGGCTCACCACCGCGCTCTACGAGGCCGGGTACACCCTGACCGCCGCGCAGCCGGACTTCGTCGTCCTGGGCGAGACGCGCACGTACTCCTTCGAGGCGATCACCCAGGCGATCCGTCTCATCCAGGGCGGTGCCCGGTTCATCGCGACGAACCCGGACGTCACCGGCCCCAGCGCGGAGGGGGACCTGCCCGCGACCGGGGCGGTCGCCGCGATGATCAGCGCCGCGACCGGCCGCAAGCCGTACTTCGTCGGCAAGCCCAACCCGATGATGATCCGCTCGGCGCTCAACCGGATCGACGCGCACTCCGAGACCACGGTCATGGTCGGCGACCGCATGGACACCGACGTCGTCGCCGGCATCGAGGCCGGTCTGCGCACCTACCTCGTGCTCACGGGGTCGACGCGCGCCGCCGACGTCGACCGCTTCCCGTTCCGGCCCACCGCCGTGCTCGACTCGGTCGCGGACCTCGTCGACCTGGTCTGA
- the pyrE gene encoding orotate phosphoribosyltransferase, with translation MTSDLSPTPREQLRDLLVELAVVHGRVTLSSGREADYYVDLRRATLHHRAAPLIGHLMLDMLEEAGLGTAEVDAVGGLTLGADPVATALLHAAASRGQDLDAFVVRKEAKAHGMQRRIEGPDVAGRRVVVVEDTSTTGGSPITAVEAVREAGGEVLGVATIVDRATGARERIEGELGVPYHHLFGLADLGLE, from the coding sequence GTGACCTCCGACCTGTCGCCCACCCCCCGCGAGCAGCTGCGGGACCTCCTCGTCGAGCTGGCCGTCGTGCACGGGCGCGTGACGCTGTCCTCCGGACGCGAGGCGGACTACTACGTCGACCTGCGTCGCGCGACGCTGCACCACCGCGCGGCCCCGCTGATCGGCCACCTCATGCTCGACATGCTCGAGGAGGCCGGGCTCGGCACGGCCGAGGTCGACGCGGTCGGCGGTCTGACGCTGGGCGCGGACCCCGTCGCCACCGCGCTGCTGCACGCCGCCGCCTCCCGGGGGCAGGACCTGGACGCGTTCGTCGTGCGCAAGGAGGCGAAGGCGCACGGCATGCAGCGGCGGATCGAGGGGCCGGACGTCGCGGGCCGCCGCGTCGTCGTCGTCGAGGACACCTCCACGACCGGGGGCTCGCCGATCACCGCCGTCGAGGCCGTCCGCGAGGCGGGCGGCGAGGTGCTGGGCGTCGCCACGATCGTCGACCGCGCCACCGGCGCGCGCGAGCGCATCGAGGGCGAGCTCGGCGTGCCCTACCACCACCTGTTCGGGCTCGCGGACCTCGGCCTCGAGTGA
- a CDS encoding SDR family oxidoreductase gives MGTALVTGASAGLGLEFAWQLATAKHDVVLVARDEQRLTRLAAQLEAAAGVRAEVLAADLTDRADVERVAERLRADERPVGLLVNNAGFGIHQRFVGGDIHREEEGLDVMVRAVMVLSHAAAGAMVRRGRGAVLNVASVAALLASGTYSAHKAWVRTFTEGLAVELKGTGVTATVVCPGYTHTEFHARGEIDTSAYPDAAWLNPEDVVAAALADVRRGVVISTPSLRYKAASALLRTLPRPAVRAFGRYRKGLELPDEPSPAEAARQD, from the coding sequence ATGGGAACCGCACTGGTCACCGGGGCGAGCGCCGGCCTCGGCCTGGAGTTCGCGTGGCAGCTCGCCACCGCCAAGCACGACGTCGTCCTCGTCGCTCGTGACGAGCAGCGCCTCACCCGCCTCGCCGCGCAGCTCGAGGCAGCCGCGGGCGTGCGCGCCGAGGTGCTCGCCGCCGACCTGACCGACCGCGCCGACGTCGAGCGCGTCGCCGAGCGGCTGCGGGCGGACGAGCGGCCGGTCGGCCTGCTCGTCAACAACGCGGGCTTCGGCATCCACCAGCGGTTCGTCGGCGGCGACATCCACCGCGAGGAGGAGGGCCTGGACGTCATGGTCCGCGCCGTCATGGTCCTCTCGCACGCGGCGGCGGGGGCGATGGTGCGCCGCGGGCGCGGCGCGGTCCTCAACGTCGCGTCGGTGGCGGCGCTGCTCGCGTCCGGCACGTACTCCGCGCACAAGGCGTGGGTGCGCACGTTCACCGAGGGCCTCGCCGTCGAGCTCAAGGGCACGGGCGTCACGGCGACGGTCGTCTGCCCCGGCTACACGCACACCGAGTTCCACGCCCGGGGTGAGATCGACACCAGCGCGTACCCCGACGCCGCCTGGCTGAACCCCGAGGACGTCGTCGCCGCCGCGCTGGCCGACGTGCGCCGCGGCGTCGTCATCTCCACGCCGAGCCTGCGCTACAAGGCCGCGTCCGCGCTCCTGCGGACCCTGCCCCGTCCGGCGGTGCGCGCGTTCGGCCGGTACCGCAAGGGGCTCGAGCTGCCCGACGAGCCGTCGCCGGCCGAGGCCGCCCGGCAGGACTGA
- a CDS encoding LemA family protein, translating to MTGGTIALLVVGVIVLIVLLWAVAQYNGFVRLRNLVQEAWRQIDVELHRRHDLIPNLVESVKGYAAHERAVFDEVTRARAAAAGPAAGPAQQAAQENQLTAALGRLFAVAEAYPALRASENFQQLQAELTNTEDRIAAGRRFYNANVRALNTKVETFPPNVIANMFGFTRAEYFEADDPQVRQAPDVRF from the coding sequence GTGACCGGTGGCACCATCGCCCTGCTCGTGGTCGGCGTGATCGTCCTGATCGTGCTGCTGTGGGCGGTCGCCCAGTACAACGGCTTCGTCCGGCTGCGGAACCTCGTGCAGGAGGCGTGGCGGCAGATCGACGTCGAGCTGCACCGGCGGCACGACCTGATCCCGAACCTCGTCGAGTCCGTCAAGGGCTACGCGGCGCACGAGCGCGCGGTCTTCGACGAGGTGACGCGGGCGCGTGCCGCCGCGGCCGGCCCCGCCGCGGGCCCTGCGCAGCAGGCGGCGCAGGAGAACCAGCTGACGGCGGCGCTCGGCCGCCTGTTCGCGGTCGCGGAGGCGTACCCGGCGCTGCGGGCGAGCGAGAACTTCCAGCAGCTGCAGGCCGAGCTGACGAACACCGAGGACCGCATCGCGGCGGGCCGCCGCTTCTACAACGCGAACGTCCGGGCGCTCAACACGAAGGTCGAGACCTTCCCGCCGAACGTCATCGCGAACATGTTCGGCTTCACGCGTGCCGAGTACTTCGAGGCGGACGACCCGCAGGTGCGCCAGGCGCCCGACGTGCGCTTCTGA
- a CDS encoding alpha-glucuronidase, whose translation MSATTEHAARQHWHDAWLPDAAFRPLGSRRVLVALGPEAGPVADTVVAEVRRATRLFGGSFTVSTADAPVEADAVAEHDVTLVVAVRAAQVGAASARFAHPTTDPNAHLVGAASGGTLTGDASAPIGEESFLLGRRDGRAYVVAGGHRGLLYGLHALVREGERAWAPGEDEVFDLPVSPLRMLDHWDNVDVHPVMGQVERGYSGGSLWFDAGSVREDLTRVGAYARLLGSVGVNAVSLNNVNVGRTEARLLTDGLPDVARLADVFRPHGVRTYLSVSFAAPMTLGGLPTSDPLDPDVQRWWAEAADRVWAAVPDFGGFVVKADSEGQPGPFAYGRDHADGANLLARAVAPHGGTVFWRAFVYNHTQDWRDRSTDRARAAYDHFHPLDGRFDDNVVVQVKHGPLDFQTREAVSPVIGAMPRTRVAVELQVTQEYTGHQKHVCYLGPWWSEILRFPLTQNATRTVAQIVTGLPGPADVDDPDGPEAAPRRAGGVVAVSNVGDDAFWTGHPLAQANLYAFARLAWDPEADPVALLDEWVGLTFPGADPRVRATLHRLMDGSWRTYEAYTAPLGVGFMVTPGSHYGPSVDGYEYSPWGTYHFADRDGIGVDRTRATGTGYTGQYEAPWRDVYEDVATCPDELLLFFHHVPWEHRLQSGTTVVQHVYDSRADAVEEVERMVGAWADLAGLVDDALHARVTERLAEQLRSATEWRDQVRTYVFRKSGVPDASGRRIY comes from the coding sequence GTGAGCGCCACGACCGAGCACGCGGCCCGGCAGCACTGGCACGACGCCTGGCTCCCCGACGCCGCGTTCCGCCCGCTCGGGTCGCGGCGCGTGCTCGTGGCGCTGGGGCCGGAGGCCGGTCCGGTCGCGGACACCGTCGTCGCCGAGGTGCGCCGCGCGACCCGGCTGTTCGGCGGGTCGTTCACGGTGAGCACCGCCGACGCGCCGGTCGAGGCCGACGCGGTCGCGGAGCACGACGTCACGCTCGTCGTCGCCGTGCGTGCGGCCCAGGTCGGGGCGGCGTCCGCGCGGTTCGCCCACCCCACCACCGACCCGAACGCGCACCTCGTGGGCGCGGCCAGCGGCGGCACCCTCACCGGTGACGCGAGCGCGCCGATCGGCGAGGAGTCCTTCCTCCTGGGCCGCCGGGACGGGCGGGCGTACGTCGTGGCGGGCGGGCACCGCGGGCTGCTGTACGGCCTGCACGCGCTCGTGCGCGAGGGTGAGCGGGCGTGGGCGCCGGGTGAGGACGAGGTGTTCGACCTCCCCGTCTCGCCGCTGCGCATGCTCGACCACTGGGACAACGTCGACGTGCACCCCGTCATGGGCCAGGTCGAGCGCGGGTACTCGGGTGGGTCGCTGTGGTTCGACGCCGGCAGCGTGCGCGAGGACCTCACGCGGGTGGGCGCGTACGCGCGCCTGCTGGGCTCGGTCGGCGTCAACGCGGTCTCGCTCAACAACGTCAACGTCGGCCGCACCGAGGCACGGCTCCTCACGGACGGGCTCCCCGACGTCGCGCGCCTCGCGGACGTGTTCCGGCCGCACGGCGTCCGCACGTACCTGTCGGTGTCGTTCGCGGCGCCGATGACGCTCGGCGGGCTGCCCACGTCCGACCCGCTCGACCCCGACGTGCAGCGCTGGTGGGCCGAGGCGGCCGACCGCGTGTGGGCGGCCGTCCCGGACTTCGGCGGGTTCGTCGTCAAGGCGGACTCCGAGGGGCAGCCGGGGCCGTTCGCGTACGGGCGCGACCACGCCGACGGCGCGAACCTGCTGGCGCGGGCCGTCGCGCCGCACGGCGGCACGGTGTTCTGGCGCGCCTTCGTGTACAACCACACGCAGGACTGGCGCGACCGGTCCACCGACCGTGCGCGGGCGGCGTACGACCACTTCCACCCGCTCGACGGGCGGTTCGACGACAACGTCGTCGTGCAGGTCAAGCACGGTCCGCTCGACTTCCAGACGCGTGAGGCGGTCTCGCCCGTGATCGGCGCGATGCCGCGCACCCGCGTGGCCGTCGAGCTGCAGGTGACGCAGGAGTACACCGGGCACCAGAAGCACGTGTGCTACCTGGGGCCGTGGTGGAGCGAGATCCTGCGCTTCCCGCTCACCCAGAACGCGACGCGCACGGTCGCGCAGATCGTGACCGGCCTCCCCGGTCCCGCCGACGTGGACGACCCCGACGGCCCGGAGGCCGCTCCCCGGCGCGCCGGCGGAGTCGTCGCGGTCTCCAACGTCGGCGACGACGCGTTCTGGACCGGGCACCCGCTCGCGCAGGCGAACCTCTACGCGTTCGCGCGCCTGGCGTGGGACCCGGAGGCGGACCCCGTCGCGCTGCTCGACGAGTGGGTCGGCCTCACGTTCCCCGGCGCGGACCCCCGCGTGCGGGCGACGCTGCACCGCCTCATGGACGGGTCGTGGCGCACGTACGAGGCCTACACGGCCCCGCTCGGCGTCGGGTTCATGGTGACGCCCGGCTCGCACTACGGCCCGTCCGTCGACGGGTACGAGTACAGCCCGTGGGGCACGTACCACTTCGCCGACCGCGACGGCATCGGCGTCGACCGCACCCGCGCCACCGGCACCGGGTACACCGGCCAGTACGAGGCGCCGTGGCGGGACGTCTACGAGGACGTCGCGACGTGCCCCGACGAGCTGCTGCTGTTCTTCCACCACGTGCCGTGGGAGCACCGCCTGCAGTCGGGGACGACGGTCGTGCAGCACGTGTACGACTCGCGGGCCGACGCCGTCGAGGAGGTCGAGCGCATGGTCGGCGCGTGGGCGGACCTCGCCGGGCTCGTCGACGACGCCCTGCACGCGCGCGTCACCGAGCGGCTCGCGGAGCAGCTGCGCTCGGCGACGGAGTGGCGGGACCAGGTGCGCACCTACGTGTTCCGCAAGTCCGGCGTGCCCGACGCCTCGGGGCGCCGGATCTACTGA
- the recQ gene encoding DNA helicase RecQ, with protein sequence MLPDPASPETRRRRPSDEPAHAAPHVDEPPAWTDGGEEPPWWDVEPPADAWEPPADPWGPDVSPPDGPGRAAPRRPLPARAAEPGPPAPSHGTPLEVLHRVWGYDAFRGEQAAIVDTVVAGGDAVVLMPTGGGKSLCYQVPALVREGTGVVVSPLIALMQDQVDALSALGVRAGFLNSTQERDQRRAVEDAFLAGELDLLYLAPERLRVPETLDLLGRGHVALFAIDEAHCVSQWGHDFRPDYLQLSVLHERWPDVPRIALTATATPATHREICQRLQLEDARQFVASFDRPNIRYRIVAKDDPRRQLLHLLRTEHDGDSGIVYCLSRASVEQTAEWLVRNGVDALPYHAGLDRRVRAENQSRFLREDGLVMVATIAFGMGIDKPDVRFVAHLDLPKSVEGYYQETGRAGRDGLPSTAWLAYGLADVVQQRKMIDGSEGDAEHRRRLTQHLDAMLALCETVDCRRVQLLAYFGQASDGPCGNCDTCLEPPESWDGTVPAQKLLSTVVRLDQRGQRYGVGHVVDILRGKETPRVRQLGHDALSTFGIGQDLSDGEWRGVVRQLLAAELLAVDTQGYGTLRITPGSADVLRGERAVRLRREPERTGRAARERRGGGRPAAAADLTGGDATAFEALRAWRAGAAKEQGVPAYVVFHDATLREIATRRPGSRAELGTIGGVGAAKLDRYADGVLETLAALDGGA encoded by the coding sequence GTGCTGCCGGACCCCGCCTCCCCCGAGACCCGCCGGCGGCGGCCGTCGGACGAGCCGGCGCACGCCGCGCCCCACGTCGACGAGCCGCCCGCGTGGACCGACGGCGGCGAGGAGCCGCCGTGGTGGGACGTCGAGCCGCCCGCCGACGCCTGGGAGCCGCCCGCCGACCCGTGGGGCCCGGACGTTTCCCCGCCCGACGGACCGGGACGCGCGGCGCCGCGCCGCCCGCTCCCCGCCCGGGCCGCCGAGCCGGGCCCGCCCGCGCCGTCGCACGGCACCCCGCTCGAGGTGCTGCACCGCGTCTGGGGCTACGACGCCTTCCGCGGTGAGCAGGCCGCGATCGTCGACACCGTGGTCGCGGGCGGCGACGCGGTCGTGCTCATGCCGACGGGCGGCGGCAAGTCGCTGTGCTACCAGGTGCCCGCGCTGGTGCGCGAGGGCACGGGCGTGGTCGTCTCGCCGCTGATCGCGCTCATGCAGGACCAGGTCGACGCCCTGTCGGCGCTCGGCGTACGGGCGGGGTTCCTCAACTCCACGCAGGAGCGGGACCAGCGGCGCGCCGTCGAGGACGCGTTCCTCGCGGGCGAGCTGGACCTGCTGTACCTGGCGCCCGAGCGCCTGCGGGTGCCCGAGACGCTGGACCTGCTGGGACGCGGGCACGTCGCCCTGTTCGCGATCGACGAGGCGCACTGCGTGTCGCAGTGGGGGCACGACTTCCGCCCCGACTACCTCCAGCTGTCGGTGCTGCACGAGCGCTGGCCGGACGTGCCGCGCATCGCGCTCACCGCGACGGCGACCCCCGCGACGCACCGCGAGATCTGCCAGCGCCTGCAGCTCGAGGACGCCCGGCAGTTCGTGGCGAGCTTCGACCGCCCGAACATCCGCTACCGGATCGTCGCCAAGGACGACCCGCGCCGTCAGCTGCTGCACCTGCTGCGCACCGAGCACGACGGCGACTCCGGCATCGTCTACTGCCTCTCCCGTGCGTCGGTCGAGCAGACGGCCGAGTGGCTGGTGCGCAACGGCGTCGACGCCCTGCCGTACCACGCGGGCCTGGACCGGCGGGTCCGGGCCGAGAACCAGTCCCGGTTCCTGCGCGAGGACGGCCTGGTGATGGTCGCGACGATCGCGTTCGGCATGGGCATCGACAAGCCGGACGTGCGGTTCGTCGCGCACCTCGACCTGCCCAAGTCGGTCGAGGGCTACTACCAGGAGACCGGGCGCGCGGGCCGCGACGGGCTGCCGTCCACCGCCTGGCTCGCCTACGGGCTCGCGGACGTCGTGCAGCAGCGCAAGATGATCGACGGCTCCGAGGGGGACGCCGAGCACCGGCGGCGCCTGACCCAGCACCTCGACGCGATGCTCGCGCTGTGCGAGACGGTGGACTGCCGGCGTGTGCAGCTGCTCGCGTACTTCGGGCAGGCGTCCGACGGGCCGTGCGGCAACTGCGACACGTGCCTCGAGCCGCCGGAGTCGTGGGACGGGACGGTCCCCGCGCAGAAGCTCCTGTCGACGGTGGTGCGGCTCGACCAGCGCGGGCAGCGGTACGGCGTCGGGCACGTGGTGGACATCCTGCGCGGCAAGGAGACCCCGCGCGTGCGCCAGCTCGGGCACGACGCGCTCTCGACGTTCGGGATCGGGCAGGACCTGTCCGACGGCGAGTGGCGGGGCGTGGTGCGCCAGCTGCTCGCGGCCGAGCTGCTGGCCGTCGACACGCAGGGCTACGGCACGCTGCGCATCACGCCGGGGTCGGCCGACGTCCTGCGCGGCGAGCGCGCGGTCCGTCTGCGGCGGGAGCCGGAGCGGACCGGGCGCGCGGCCCGTGAGCGCCGCGGCGGCGGGCGGCCCGCGGCCGCGGCGGACCTCACCGGCGGCGACGCGACGGCGTTCGAGGCGCTGCGCGCGTGGCGGGCGGGCGCGGCGAAGGAGCAGGGCGTGCCCGCGTACGTCGTCTTCCACGACGCGACGCTGCGCGAGATCGCCACGCGCCGGCCGGGGTCCCGCGCCGAGCTCGGCACGATCGGCGGCGTCGGCGCGGCGAAGCTCGACCGCTACGCCGACGGTGTCCTGGAGACGCTCGCCGCGCTGGACGGCGGCGCCTGA
- a CDS encoding LacI family DNA-binding transcriptional regulator encodes MNGRQPTLRDVAEKAGVAVSTASRALTRPGRISAHTTERVRAAADALGYTPSASARALSSGRTTTVALVVPDVTNPFYFGLVRGTGARLREGGYVQVLVDTEESAEAEARALVGLRGTVDGAVLAASRLADQRLSELAADLPLVAVNRTSPSFAAPSVLIDTPGGLVQALEHLASLGHRRIAYASGPRTSWSDSRRQAALHPAAARLGLEVTVIGPYAPVRTAGPAAADAAVQADVTAVVAFNDLLAFGVLERLDARGVDVPGRMSVVGCDDVFGADLVRPALTTVASPMERAGRLAADLLISRLEGTAPLAGYGAEPAVLPTHLVIRGSTGPAPA; translated from the coding sequence GTGAACGGCAGGCAGCCCACGCTGCGCGACGTCGCGGAGAAGGCCGGCGTCGCCGTGTCCACCGCCTCGCGCGCGCTCACCCGCCCGGGGCGCATCAGCGCGCACACGACCGAGCGCGTCCGCGCCGCCGCGGACGCCCTCGGGTACACCCCGAGCGCGTCGGCCCGCGCACTGTCCTCCGGACGCACGACCACCGTCGCGCTCGTCGTCCCCGACGTGACCAACCCGTTCTACTTCGGTCTCGTCCGCGGGACGGGTGCACGCCTGCGCGAGGGCGGGTACGTGCAGGTGCTCGTCGACACCGAGGAGTCCGCCGAGGCCGAGGCGCGTGCCCTGGTGGGTCTGCGCGGCACCGTCGACGGCGCGGTGCTCGCCGCGTCCCGCCTCGCCGACCAGCGCCTCTCGGAGCTCGCGGCCGACCTGCCGCTCGTCGCGGTCAACCGCACGAGCCCGTCGTTCGCCGCACCGAGCGTGCTCATCGACACCCCCGGCGGCCTGGTCCAGGCGCTCGAGCACCTGGCGTCCCTCGGCCACCGGCGCATCGCCTACGCCTCCGGCCCCCGCACGTCCTGGTCCGACAGCCGCCGGCAGGCCGCGCTGCACCCCGCCGCGGCCCGCCTCGGGCTCGAGGTCACCGTCATCGGCCCGTACGCCCCGGTCCGCACCGCCGGTCCCGCCGCCGCCGACGCCGCCGTGCAGGCGGACGTCACCGCCGTCGTCGCGTTCAACGACCTGCTCGCGTTCGGGGTGCTCGAGCGGCTCGACGCCCGCGGCGTCGACGTGCCGGGCCGGATGAGCGTCGTCGGCTGCGACGACGTCTTCGGTGCCGACCTCGTGCGGCCGGCGCTGACGACGGTCGCCTCCCCGATGGAGCGGGCCGGGCGCCTCGCCGCCGACCTGCTCATCTCCCGGCTCGAGGGCACCGCGCCGCTCGCCGGGTACGGCGCCGAGCCGGCCGTCCTGCCGACGCACCTGGTCATCCGCGGGTCGACGGGGCCGGCGCCCGCCTGA
- a CDS encoding DUF368 domain-containing protein: MSAHHAAPAALPPEPDLVDPPRRTSWSHAPLDAVRGGLIGAAESVPGISGGTIALVVGLYDQLVTAAGQVVHAGRALVTGVVRRTGAREALASLRRVDWRLLVPVLAGMVVVLLVSLRTIAPLLESHPVPTRAVFLGMIAASVVVPLQMMPRRFRALDAALLVVGAVVAFLLAGLAPAEVSDPSPWYVFLGAALAINALVLPGVSGSALLVVLGLYVPVQAALDDRDLGFVAVFALGAAVGLASFVKLLQWLLHHRRQGTMAALAGLMVGSLRALWPWQDEDRGMLAPSGDVVGPALLALAGAAVVLALILWERRRVARAATTG; encoded by the coding sequence GTGAGCGCCCACCACGCCGCCCCCGCCGCCCTCCCGCCGGAGCCCGACCTCGTCGACCCGCCGCGCCGCACCTCGTGGTCGCACGCACCGCTCGACGCGGTCCGTGGTGGGCTCATCGGGGCGGCCGAGTCCGTCCCGGGCATCTCCGGGGGCACGATCGCCCTCGTCGTCGGCCTCTACGACCAGCTCGTGACGGCGGCCGGCCAGGTCGTCCACGCGGGCCGGGCGCTCGTGACCGGCGTCGTGCGCCGCACGGGTGCGCGCGAGGCGCTGGCGTCCCTGCGGCGCGTCGACTGGCGGCTGCTCGTGCCCGTGCTCGCCGGGATGGTCGTGGTGCTCCTGGTGTCGCTGCGCACGATCGCACCGCTGCTGGAGTCGCACCCGGTGCCCACCCGGGCGGTCTTCCTCGGCATGATCGCGGCGTCGGTGGTCGTGCCCCTGCAGATGATGCCGCGTCGCTTCCGGGCGCTGGACGCCGCGCTCCTGGTCGTGGGCGCGGTCGTCGCGTTCCTGCTCGCCGGGCTCGCGCCGGCGGAGGTGAGCGACCCGTCGCCCTGGTACGTGTTCCTCGGCGCGGCGCTCGCGATCAACGCGCTCGTGCTGCCCGGCGTGTCGGGGTCGGCGCTGCTCGTGGTGCTCGGTCTCTACGTGCCGGTGCAGGCCGCCCTGGACGATCGCGACCTCGGGTTCGTGGCGGTGTTCGCGCTCGGTGCCGCGGTCGGGCTGGCGTCCTTCGTCAAGCTCCTCCAGTGGCTGCTGCACCACCGCCGGCAGGGCACCATGGCGGCGCTCGCCGGTCTCATGGTCGGCTCGCTGCGGGCGCTGTGGCCGTGGCAGGACGAGGACCGGGGGATGCTGGCGCCCTCGGGCGACGTGGTCGGCCCGGCCCTGCTCGCCCTCGCAGGTGCCGCGGTCGTGCTCGCCCTGATCCTGTGGGAGCGCCGGCGCGTGGCGCGCGCGGCCACGACCGGCTGA
- the manD gene encoding D-mannonate dehydratase ManD: MSTAIRTAEVLVSSPGRNFVTLRVVTEDGVVGLGDATLNGRELSVASYLTDHVVPLLIGRDAHRIEDTWQFLYRSAYWRRGPVTMAAIAAVDMALWDIKARIAGMPLYQLLGGASRSGLMAYGHASGRDLPELFDSIRRHLDEGFRSIRVQTSVPGINAVYGVAAQPSTSGRYDYEPAQRAPLPAEEDWDTRAYMRHLPGVFEAVRHEFGPELPLLHDGHHRMTPIQAARLGKDLEPYDLFWLEDCTPAENQEALRLVRQHTVTPLAIGEVFNTVWDYQTIIREQLVDYVRSSVTHAGGITSLRRIVDFAAQYQIKSGFHGPTDISPVGMAAALHLGLAIHNFGIQEYMQHSATTYEVFRTSFTFTDGYLHPGEEPGLGVEHDDEAAKRFPYETAYLPFNRLKDGTVHDW; this comes from the coding sequence ATGTCCACCGCGATCCGCACCGCCGAGGTGCTGGTCTCCAGCCCCGGACGCAACTTCGTGACCCTGCGCGTGGTCACCGAGGACGGCGTCGTGGGGCTCGGCGACGCGACGCTCAACGGCCGTGAGCTGTCCGTCGCCAGCTACTTGACCGACCACGTCGTCCCCCTGCTGATCGGCAGGGACGCGCACCGGATCGAGGACACCTGGCAGTTCCTCTACCGCAGCGCGTACTGGCGGCGCGGGCCCGTCACCATGGCGGCGATCGCCGCGGTCGACATGGCGCTGTGGGACATCAAGGCCCGCATCGCCGGCATGCCCCTCTACCAGCTGCTCGGCGGCGCCAGCCGCAGCGGCCTCATGGCGTACGGGCACGCGTCCGGACGCGACCTGCCGGAGCTGTTCGACTCCATCCGGCGCCACCTCGACGAGGGGTTCCGGTCCATCCGCGTGCAGACCTCGGTGCCGGGCATCAACGCCGTCTACGGCGTCGCCGCCCAGCCGTCCACGTCCGGCCGGTACGACTACGAGCCCGCGCAGCGCGCGCCGCTGCCCGCCGAGGAGGACTGGGACACCCGCGCGTACATGCGCCACCTGCCCGGCGTCTTCGAGGCCGTGCGCCACGAGTTCGGCCCCGAGCTGCCGCTGCTGCACGACGGGCACCACCGCATGACGCCCATCCAGGCGGCGCGGCTCGGCAAGGACCTCGAGCCGTACGACCTGTTCTGGCTCGAGGACTGCACGCCCGCGGAGAACCAGGAGGCGCTGCGGCTGGTCCGGCAGCACACGGTCACGCCGCTCGCGATCGGCGAGGTCTTCAACACCGTCTGGGACTACCAGACGATCATCCGCGAGCAGCTCGTCGACTACGTCCGCTCGTCGGTGACGCACGCCGGCGGCATCACGTCGCTGCGCCGGATCGTCGACTTCGCCGCCCAGTACCAGATCAAGTCCGGCTTCCACGGGCCGACGGACATCTCCCCCGTCGGCATGGCGGCCGCGCTGCACCTGGGCCTGGCGATCCACAACTTCGGGATCCAGGAGTACATGCAGCACTCCGCGACGACGTACGAGGTGTTCCGGACCTCGTTCACGTTCACCGACGGGTACCTGCACCCGGGCGAGGAGCCCGGCCTGGGCGTCGAGCACGACGACGAGGCCGCGAAGCGGTTCCCGTACGAGACGGCGTACCTGCCGTTCAACCGGCTCAAGGACGGCACGGTGCACGACTGGTGA